One segment of Oncorhynchus gorbuscha isolate QuinsamMale2020 ecotype Even-year unplaced genomic scaffold, OgorEven_v1.0 Un_scaffold_1530, whole genome shotgun sequence DNA contains the following:
- the LOC124023183 gene encoding neuronal acetylcholine receptor subunit beta-2-like, translating into MAVTVTLSLSLLLLSLSSTGAENAEERLVNYLLSPERYNKLIRPAVNKSQQVTISIQVSLSQLISVNEREQIMTTNLWLFQEWNDYRLRWDPEKYEGIKKLRIPSQHIWLPDIVLYNKYVTQNCTLKFRSWTYDHTEVDLILTSDFASRDDFTPSGEWDIVSLPARKNEDPDDITYLDITYDFVIKRKPLFYTINLIIPCVLITSLAILVFYLPSDCGEKMTLCISVLLALTVFLLLISKIVPPTSLAVPLIGKYLMFTMVLVTFSIVTSVCVLNVHHRSPSTHRMPDWVKRLFLLRLPAFLLMRRPGNNNVQEKVRRKHATAGNTTSGNPGNSRGGVKKRYSDIKLGGIQTDSDSFFVKEDSARRFGWKVGDVSGDGGVPEIRRRVAVQWDADLEEAVDGVRYIAEHMKTEDGDEGIIEDWKYVAMVIDRLFLWIFILVCVVGTLGLFMQPLFQSYNTPTADSNEYGDF; encoded by the exons gtacaGGAGCGGAGAATGCAGAGGAGCGTCTAGTGAACTACCTGTTGAGTCCAGAGCGTTATAACAAACTGATCCGTCCTGCTGTTAACAAGAGCCAGCAGGTTACCATCTCTATACAGGTGTCTCTGTCACAGCTCATTAGTGtg AATGAGAGAGAACAGATTATGACCACCAACCTCTGGCTGTTCCAG GAGTGGAATGACTACAGACTGAGATGGGACCCAGAGAAATATGAAGGCATCAAAAAACTACGAATCCCATCTCAACACATCTGGCTTCCTGATATTGTTCTCTACAACAAGTATGTAACGcag aACTGCACGCTCAAGTTCCGCTCGTGGACCTACGACCACACCGAAGTCGACCTCATCCTCACCAGCGACTTCGCCAGCCGGGACGACTTCACGCCGAGCGGCGAGTGGGACATCGTGTCGCTGCCCGCCCGCAAGAACGAAGACCCCGACGACATCACTTACCTGGACATCACCTACGACTTCGTCATCAAGAGGAAGCCACTGTTCTACACCATCAACCTGATCATCCCCTGTGTCCTCATCACCTCTCTGGCCATCCTGGTCTTCTACCTGCCCTCTGACTGTGGGGAGAAGATGACCCTGTGTATCTCTGTCCTGCTGGCCCTCACTGTCTTCCTGCTGCTCATCTCTAAGATAGTACCGCCCACCTCTCTGGCTGtgcctctcatag gtaaaTACCTGATGTTCACTATGGTGTTGGTCACCTTCTCCAtcgtgaccagtgtgtgtgtcctcaacGTCCACCACCGCTCCCCGTCCACCCACCGCATGCCTGACTGGGTCAAACGCCTCTTCCTGCTCCGCCTCCCCGCCTTCCTCCTCATGAGACGACCCGGGAACAATAACGTCCAGGAAAAAGTTAGACGGAAGCACGCCACTGCCGGGAACACCACCTCCGGGAACCCTGGGAATTCCCGAGGAGGGGTGAAAAAGCGCTATTCCGACATCAAGCTGGGAGGAATCCAGACGGACTCTGACTCGTTCTTTGTGAAGGAGGATTCGGCCCGGAGGTTTGGCTGGAAGGTGGGAGACGTGTCAGGGGACGGCGGTGTCCCGGAGATCAGGCGTCGCGTGGCGGTCCAGTGGGACGCTGACCTGGAGGAGGCAGTGGATGGAGTGAGGTATATCGCTGAACACATGAAGACGGAGGACGGAGAtgaaggg atcaTAGAGGACTGGAAGTACGTAGCGATGGTAATTGACCGTCTGTTCCTGTGGATCTTTATcctggtgtgtgtggtgggaacCCTGGGTCTCTTCATGCAGCCCCTCTTCCAGAGCTACAACACTCCTACTGCAGACAGCAACga GTATGGTGATTTCTGA